From Methylophaga thalassica:
CATTAAAAAGTCTGTGCTCGACTTTGACTTTTTGGTCGCCCAAAAACACTTATCCGCTATCAAGCAACATATAACGAAGATGAACGCATGACTACCATAAAGAAATATCAGCCTCGAATTCTTATTGTCGATGATGAGCCAACGAACTTGAGAGTACTACGTCAGGTTCTGCAACACGACTATGCTCTATCGTTCGCCCGCTCAGGGAAAGATGCACTGGCATTGATTGCTAAGGAAATGCCAGATTTGATCTTGCTCGATATCATGATGCCAGAAATAACAGGCTTAGAAGTTTGCCAGCAATTAAAAGCTAGACCAGACACCTCACACATACCGATTATCTTTGTAACAGCTTTACAAGATCCGGACGATGAAGCGCGAGGCTTTGACATTGGTGCTGTAGATTACATCATCAAACCCATCGTGCCCTCCACGGTCTTAGCCAGAGTGAAAACACATATTTCTCTCGTCAAAGCAGATGAGCTTCGTGCCACCCATATCGATCTGATTGAACGTCTGGGTAGAGCTGCAGAATACAAAGATAACGAGACTGGCCTGCATGTTCAGCGAATGAGTCGCTATGCAAAAATTATTGCGCTGGGTTACGGGTTTGATGAAAGCACGGCAAACGAACTCATGATGGCTGCTCCCATGCATGACATTGGAAAAATTGGTATTGCTGACAAAATCTTATTAAAACCAGGTAAGTTAACGTCAGAAGAATTTTCAGAAATGAAAACACATACTTTAATCGGGGCCGAGATCTTAGCAAACTCAAAATCGCGATTGATTCAATTAGCTCATACTGTTGCCCTTACCCATCACGAGAAATGGGATGGTACGGGTTATCCAAATGGATTAAAAGGTGACGAAATTCCCCTCGCAGGTCGAATCGTTGCCATA
This genomic window contains:
- a CDS encoding response regulator, whose product is MTTIKKYQPRILIVDDEPTNLRVLRQVLQHDYALSFARSGKDALALIAKEMPDLILLDIMMPEITGLEVCQQLKARPDTSHIPIIFVTALQDPDDEARGFDIGAVDYIIKPIVPSTVLARVKTHISLVKADELRATHIDLIERLGRAAEYKDNETGLHVQRMSRYAKIIALGYGFDESTANELMMAAPMHDIGKIGIADKILLKPGKLTSEEFSEMKTHTLIGAEILANSKSRLIQLAHTVALTHHEKWDGTGYPNGLKGDEIPLAGRIVAIADIFDALTSARPYKEAWPVEEAIEFINEQSGKHIDPALPPILIEHLPEILRVKLAFSDS